A window from Anoplolepis gracilipes chromosome 15, ASM4749672v1, whole genome shotgun sequence encodes these proteins:
- the LOC140674278 gene encoding uncharacterized protein, whose protein sequence is MVAEFVARQSGSPINGETACLNSNIPATHTMAHGGGHGAPHSGPHDAHGPLTVPLTHPGHHGGPPVSIQQHQHQPQQQPPPPPPPPQQQQQQQQQPPHHHHHHQSQQSPPQQQQQQHHHHQQQHDPTQVTTHADNYSPNFDIRKELFSQRKQREFIPDNKKDDSYWDRRRRNNEAAKRSREKRRFNDMVLEQRVMELSKENHILKAQLEAIRDKFGICGESVISTEHVLAALPTEPPISVKRAKIPGSAALLYARTPSPVHTSVIHQPVSGARSPRSPASQLYVPETTAYPETESFQYPYSHSAMHHLDTTSALNLSSRGRRAQSPYELSSGSGDEAGGPPMVVGSQNNPAANNSLPHKLRHKSRIGDKDAASALLALQGIKQEPGPRASPPWDNEGSSDERDSGISLGAEWTGPTITAVSESDREVKMKLDRLASEVASLQSIFRLGKPVSVAAAAAAAAAAAAADGLVTGHSATVASGP, encoded by the coding sequence ATGGTGGCAGAATTTGTCGCCCGCCAGAGTGGATCGCCCATTAATGGTGAGACCGCGTGCCTAAACAGCAACATACCGGCTACGCACACAATGGCGCACGGCGGCGGTCATGGCGCGCCCCATAGCGGGCCCCACGACGCCCATGGACCCCTGACGGTGCCCCTAACGCATCCTGGTCATCACGGTGGACCGCCGGTCTCGATCCAACAGCATCAACATCAACCGCAGCAGcaaccgccgccgccgccgccaccgccgcagcagcagcagcaacagcagcaacaacCGCCGCAtcaccatcatcatcatcagaGCCAACAGTCGCCgccgcagcagcagcaacagcagcatcatcatcatcagcaGCAGCACGACCCGACACAGGTAACGACACATGCCGACAATTATTCGCCCAACTTTGACATCCGCAAGGAGCTGTTCTCACAGCGCAAACAGCGCGAGTTCATTCCCGATAACAAAAAGGACGACAGCTACTGGGACCGGCGCAGACGCAACAACGAGGCGGCCAAGCGGTCACGAGAGAAGCGTCGTTTCAACGACATGGTGCTGGAGCAGAGGGTGATGGAGCTGAGCAAGGAGAATCACATTCTCAAGGCGCAACTCGAGGCGATACGCGACAAGTTTGGGATCTGCGGCGAATCTGTCATCAGTACCGAGCACGTGTTGGCCGCGCTGCCAACGGAACCGCCGATCAGCGTGAAGCGGGCGAAAATCCCGGGGTCGGCGGCGCTCCTTTACGCTCGCACGCCCAGCCCGGTGCATACATCGGTGATCCATCAACCCGTGAGCGGCGCTCGATCACCCAGATCGCCCGCCTCGCAGCTTTACGTGCCCGAGACGACCGCGTATCCCGAGACCGAGAGCTTTCAATACCCGTACTCACATTCGGCGATGCACCACCTGGATACCACGAGCGCGCTCAATCTATCGTCACGTGGTCGTCGAGCACAATCGCCGTACGAGCTCTCGTCGGGCAGCGGCGACGAGGCCGGTGGTCCCCCGATGGTCGTCGGCTCTCAGAACAATCCGGCCGCCAACAACAGTCTGCCGCACAAGCTCAGGCACAAGTCGCGTATCGGCGACAAGGATGCCGCGAGCGCGCTCCTGGCGCTTCAAGGTATCAAGCAGGAACCTGGACCGCGGGCATCGCCACCCTGGGACAACGAAGGCTCGAGCGACGAGCGCGACTCTGGCATCTCACTGGGCGCCGAATGGACCGGCCCGACCATCACCGCTGTTTCGGAGAGCGACCGGGAGGTGAAGATGAAGTTGGACCGTTTGGCGTCCGAGGTCGCGTCCCTGCAGTCGATATTTCGTCTTGGAAAACCGGTCTCGGTAgcggcggcagcggcagcggcagcggcggcggctGCAGCGGATGGCTTGGTGACCGGACACTCTGCCACCGTGGCCAGCGGACCGTGA